From Leifsonia sp. fls2-241-R2A-40a, one genomic window encodes:
- a CDS encoding Sir2 family NAD-dependent protein deacetylase, which translates to MTTLTTALSPELARGIDQTVELLSGRRFAVLTGAGVSTDSGIPDYRGEGAPKRTPMTFQQFLADDGFRKRYWAGSHLGYRRFAAAHPNDGHRALVRLEESGAANGVITQNVDGLHKQAGSRKVVDLHGAMDRVLCLVCGQIFAREAITARIDAANPWLDTDGAVEIAPDGDAIVTDIDAFTVPDCTVCGGHLKPDVVFFGEFVPAEKYREASALVRSADALVIAGSSLAVNSGIRLLEEARRRRLPIVIVNRGQTKGDGRATIKLDGGTTETLVELAKRLG; encoded by the coding sequence GTGACCACGCTGACGACCGCGCTCTCGCCCGAGCTCGCCCGCGGCATCGACCAGACCGTCGAGCTGCTCTCCGGCCGGAGGTTCGCGGTTCTGACCGGGGCCGGCGTGTCCACCGACTCGGGGATCCCGGACTACCGCGGCGAGGGTGCGCCGAAGCGCACGCCGATGACGTTCCAGCAGTTCCTCGCCGACGACGGCTTCCGCAAGCGCTATTGGGCCGGAAGTCACCTCGGCTACCGCCGGTTCGCTGCCGCGCACCCCAACGACGGCCATCGCGCGCTCGTGCGACTCGAAGAGTCGGGTGCGGCCAACGGCGTCATCACACAGAACGTGGATGGCCTGCACAAGCAGGCGGGGTCGCGCAAAGTCGTCGACCTCCACGGAGCGATGGACCGCGTGCTCTGCCTGGTCTGCGGCCAGATCTTCGCCCGGGAAGCGATCACCGCGCGCATCGACGCGGCCAACCCGTGGCTCGACACCGACGGAGCCGTCGAGATCGCACCGGACGGCGACGCGATCGTCACGGACATCGACGCCTTCACCGTCCCGGACTGCACCGTCTGCGGCGGCCACCTGAAGCCGGATGTCGTCTTCTTCGGCGAGTTCGTCCCCGCCGAGAAGTACCGCGAGGCGAGTGCGCTGGTCCGCTCGGCCGACGCACTGGTGATCGCCGGGTCGTCGCTGGCCGTCAATTCGGGCATCCGCCTGCTCGAGGAGGCACGGCGTCGCCGCCTGCCGATCGTGATCGTCAACCGCGGCCAGACCAAGGGCGACGGGCGGGCGACCATTAAGCTGGATGGTGGGACGACCGAGACACTGGTCGAGCTCGCCAAGCGGCTGGGCTGA
- a CDS encoding histidine phosphatase family protein, with protein MTFISLVRHGQTDWNLAKRIQGSSDIPLNATGRAQAETTGLALAGGRFDAIYASPLSRALDTARIIAGHVGLGEPARLPAVAERQYGEAEGLTGEQILERWPEGQPVPGRESRDQVVARALPALRELGEQHPGENVIVVSHGGVISSLVRHVTDHALPGPGELIPNGSVHRFLYDDGVITLDRFNLGPEDRDLYTASVM; from the coding sequence GTGACCTTCATCTCGCTGGTGCGGCACGGACAGACCGACTGGAACCTCGCCAAGCGCATCCAGGGCTCCAGCGACATCCCGCTGAACGCGACGGGACGTGCGCAGGCCGAGACGACGGGTCTGGCTCTCGCCGGCGGACGGTTCGACGCGATCTACGCGAGCCCGCTCTCGCGTGCGCTCGACACCGCACGGATCATCGCCGGGCATGTCGGTCTGGGCGAACCCGCCCGGCTGCCCGCTGTCGCTGAGCGGCAGTACGGCGAGGCGGAGGGACTCACCGGCGAGCAGATCCTCGAGCGCTGGCCGGAGGGGCAGCCGGTTCCGGGCCGCGAGTCGCGCGATCAGGTCGTCGCCCGTGCGCTACCCGCCCTCCGTGAGCTGGGGGAGCAGCATCCCGGCGAGAACGTCATCGTGGTCAGCCACGGCGGCGTCATCTCGTCGCTGGTCCGGCACGTCACCGACCATGCGCTGCCGGGGCCGGGGGAGCTCATCCCCAACGGCTCGGTGCACCGTTTCCTGTACGACGACGGCGTCATCACCCTCGACCGGTTCAACCTGGGCCCGGAGGACCGCGACCTCTACACCGCGTCGGTGATGTGA
- a CDS encoding SGNH/GDSL hydrolase family protein has product MAHALHPWSRYVALGDSFTEGIGDPEPGSPGGHRGWADRVAEVLSRQTDDFAYANLAVRGKLIKQILDEQVDAAVALRPDLITISAGGNDVIRPGTDPDQIAALFDEAVSRLSADGATVVVFTGVDVGFSPVFRGIRGKVAIYNENVRAIAARYDCIVADQWALTEIQDQRMWAPDRLHLAPLGHHTVARMVLAALNVENDLQPLQPEPLPVRTWRQARSEDLSWARAYLVPWVLRRIRHQSSGDHVLPKRPEAGPFLTSGE; this is encoded by the coding sequence ATGGCCCACGCTCTGCATCCCTGGTCCCGCTACGTCGCCCTGGGCGACTCGTTCACCGAAGGCATCGGCGACCCGGAGCCGGGGAGCCCGGGCGGGCATCGCGGCTGGGCGGACCGCGTCGCCGAGGTCCTGAGCAGGCAGACCGACGACTTCGCGTACGCGAACCTGGCCGTGCGCGGCAAGCTGATCAAGCAGATCCTCGACGAGCAGGTGGATGCCGCGGTCGCCCTCCGTCCGGACCTCATCACCATCTCGGCGGGCGGCAATGACGTCATCCGCCCGGGCACCGACCCCGATCAGATCGCGGCACTGTTCGACGAAGCCGTCTCCCGACTGAGCGCCGACGGTGCGACGGTCGTCGTCTTCACCGGGGTCGACGTCGGCTTCTCGCCCGTGTTCCGCGGCATCCGCGGCAAGGTGGCGATCTACAACGAGAACGTGCGCGCGATCGCGGCGCGCTACGACTGCATCGTGGCCGACCAGTGGGCCCTGACCGAGATCCAGGACCAGCGGATGTGGGCCCCCGACCGCCTCCACCTCGCGCCCCTGGGCCACCACACCGTGGCGCGGATGGTGCTCGCCGCCCTCAACGTCGAGAACGACCTGCAGCCGCTCCAGCCCGAGCCGCTGCCGGTGCGCACGTGGCGCCAGGCCCGCTCCGAGGATCTCTCCTGGGCGCGCGCCTACCTCGTGCCGTGGGTGCTGCGCCGCATCCGGCACCAGTCGTCCGGCGACCATGTGCTGCCGAAGCGGCCTGAGGCCGGCCCGTTCCTCACCTCGGGCGAGTGA
- a CDS encoding DEAD/DEAH box helicase codes for MHAGSFAAEHLSPSFPERAAWGTANKLRAWQAEALDAYFVHEPRDFLAAATPGAGKTTFALRLATELLSRRVVERVTVVAPTEHLKRQWAEAAARVGLHLDPDFKNSDGRYARHYRGAAVTYAQVAMRPSLHKDITESYKTLVILDEVHHGGDALSWGDGIRDAFERATRRLSLTGTPFRSDTAPIPFVTYLPDKQGIRTSLTDYNYGYGRALADGVVRPVIFMVYAGHMRWRTKTGDEMEARLGEGNTKDITAQAWRTALDPRGEWIPAVLSAADRRLTEVRNSIPDAGGLVIATDRYTARAYADLLHQISGEPVTVVLSDEKEASDRIEAFSKGDSRWMVAVRMVSEGVDVPRLAVGVYATSASTPLFFAQAIGRFVRARRRGETASVFLPNVPMLMALANALELERDHALDRVTDENAEGDLWNPEDAMVADANREERASEALTEEFAFEALGSEANFDRVLYDGKEFGGFAVPGTEEELDFIGLPGILEPEQVHELLQQRQQRQARRHTSRPATADGHPPAPLHRTLKEQRQLLNSLVGLYAKKSGEPHGLVHAELRRACGGPAVAQASVTQLQSRIDFLRKRLGSH; via the coding sequence GTGCACGCGGGAAGCTTCGCGGCGGAGCATCTGTCGCCGTCGTTCCCGGAGCGCGCGGCCTGGGGAACGGCGAACAAGCTCCGTGCCTGGCAGGCCGAGGCCCTCGACGCGTACTTCGTGCACGAGCCGCGGGATTTCCTCGCGGCGGCGACCCCCGGCGCCGGTAAGACGACGTTCGCGCTGCGGCTCGCGACCGAGCTCCTGTCCCGCCGGGTCGTCGAGCGGGTCACGGTGGTCGCGCCGACCGAGCACCTGAAGCGTCAGTGGGCGGAGGCGGCCGCGCGCGTGGGGCTGCACCTCGATCCCGACTTCAAGAACTCGGACGGACGCTACGCACGGCACTACCGCGGTGCGGCGGTCACCTACGCGCAGGTGGCGATGCGACCGAGCCTGCACAAAGACATCACCGAGTCGTATAAGACGCTCGTCATCCTCGACGAGGTGCACCACGGCGGCGACGCGCTCAGCTGGGGCGACGGCATCCGGGATGCGTTCGAACGTGCCACCCGGCGACTCTCCCTCACGGGGACGCCGTTCCGGTCGGACACGGCGCCCATCCCGTTCGTCACCTACCTGCCCGACAAGCAGGGCATCCGGACCTCGCTGACCGACTACAACTACGGCTACGGCCGAGCCCTCGCCGACGGCGTCGTCCGGCCCGTGATCTTCATGGTCTATGCGGGCCACATGCGCTGGCGGACCAAGACCGGCGACGAGATGGAGGCGCGGCTCGGCGAGGGCAACACGAAGGACATCACTGCGCAGGCGTGGCGCACCGCGCTCGATCCGCGCGGCGAATGGATCCCGGCGGTCCTGTCGGCGGCCGACCGCCGACTGACCGAGGTGCGCAACTCCATCCCGGATGCGGGCGGCCTCGTCATCGCGACCGACCGCTACACCGCGCGGGCGTACGCCGACCTGCTGCACCAGATCAGCGGAGAGCCGGTCACCGTCGTCCTCTCCGACGAGAAGGAGGCGAGCGACCGGATCGAGGCGTTCTCGAAGGGCGACTCGCGGTGGATGGTCGCGGTGCGCATGGTGTCGGAGGGCGTGGATGTGCCCCGGCTGGCGGTGGGCGTGTACGCGACCAGCGCATCCACGCCGCTGTTCTTCGCCCAGGCGATCGGCCGATTCGTGCGAGCCAGGCGGCGCGGTGAGACGGCCTCGGTGTTCCTGCCGAACGTCCCGATGCTCATGGCGTTGGCCAACGCGCTGGAACTCGAGCGCGATCACGCGCTCGATCGCGTGACGGACGAGAACGCCGAGGGCGACCTGTGGAACCCCGAGGACGCGATGGTGGCCGACGCGAACCGGGAGGAACGGGCGTCGGAGGCGCTGACGGAGGAGTTCGCGTTCGAGGCGCTCGGGTCGGAGGCGAACTTCGACCGGGTGCTCTACGACGGCAAGGAGTTCGGCGGTTTCGCGGTGCCCGGCACCGAGGAGGAGCTCGACTTCATCGGGCTGCCCGGCATCCTCGAGCCTGAGCAGGTGCACGAGCTCCTGCAGCAACGCCAGCAGCGGCAGGCGCGGCGCCACACCTCGCGGCCTGCCACGGCCGACGGGCACCCGCCTGCGCCGTTGCACCGCACCCTGAAGGAGCAGCGCCAGCTGCTCAACAGCCTCGTCGGGTTGTACGCGAAGAAGTCGGGGGAGCCGCACGGTCTCGTGCACGCGGAGCTGCGGCGGGCGTGCGGCGGACCGGCCGTCGCCCAGGCGAGCGTGACCCAGTTGCAGTCGAGGATCGACTTCCTACGGAAGCGGCTCGGGAGCCACTAA
- a CDS encoding VIT family protein has protein sequence MTGSGGTAPEAHPDEPHRAGLAQRLNWLRAGVLGANDGIVSVAAVVVGVAGATSSVPAIVTAGLAALVGGAISMALGEYVSVSSQRDSERSLIAKERRELEEMPEEELDELTGLYEQRGLSPATARQVAVELTAHDALAAHLSAELGIDQDDVVSPWHAALASAVAFTCGAVLPMLTILLPVGLRIPVTFVAVLIALAITGYIAAYIGGSSRGRAMVRVVVGGALALVATFIVGTLLGTGVAG, from the coding sequence ATGACGGGGAGCGGCGGCACCGCTCCGGAGGCGCATCCGGACGAACCGCACCGCGCAGGCCTGGCGCAGCGGCTGAACTGGCTGCGGGCCGGAGTCCTGGGGGCGAACGACGGCATCGTGTCGGTGGCAGCGGTGGTGGTCGGTGTCGCAGGTGCGACCTCGTCCGTCCCGGCGATCGTCACGGCGGGACTCGCCGCGCTCGTCGGTGGTGCGATCTCGATGGCACTGGGCGAGTACGTATCGGTGAGCAGCCAGCGCGACAGCGAGCGGTCGCTCATCGCGAAGGAGCGTCGCGAGCTGGAGGAGATGCCGGAGGAGGAGCTGGACGAGCTCACCGGTCTGTACGAGCAGCGCGGGCTGTCTCCGGCGACGGCGCGACAGGTCGCGGTGGAGCTCACCGCGCACGACGCCCTCGCCGCCCACCTGTCGGCGGAGCTCGGGATCGACCAGGACGACGTGGTCAGCCCGTGGCACGCCGCCCTCGCCTCGGCCGTCGCCTTCACCTGCGGCGCCGTGCTGCCGATGCTGACCATCCTGCTGCCGGTCGGGTTGCGCATCCCGGTCACGTTCGTCGCCGTGCTGATCGCGCTGGCGATCACGGGGTACATCGCGGCCTATATCGGGGGCAGCTCGCGCGGCCGTGCCATGGTACGAGTGGTGGTGGGCGGTGCCCTCGCGCTGGTGGCCACGTTCATCGTGGGCACGCTGCTCGGGACGGGTGTGGCCGGGTAG
- a CDS encoding AMP nucleosidase produces MVDAENTIDSSLAVPPESSMKDKTTIVRDWLPRYTGTPLEEFGEYILLTNFGDYVQRFAEWYGAEVRGLDRSMPNATADGITMVDFGMGSPNAATIMDLLSAVCPKAALFLGKCGGVKSKSRLGDLVLPIAAIRGEGTSNDYLLPEVPALPAFQLQRAVSSTIRDFSQDYWTGTVYTTNRRVWEHDNTFKEYLKRTRCMAVDMETATVFAAGFANRIPSGALLLVSDQPMTPEGVKTEESDRGVTRDFVERHIRIGVEALRLVRRNGRSVRHLRFEDD; encoded by the coding sequence ATGGTGGACGCGGAGAACACGATCGACTCGTCGCTGGCCGTCCCTCCCGAGTCGTCGATGAAGGACAAGACGACCATCGTCCGCGACTGGCTGCCGCGGTACACGGGCACCCCGCTCGAGGAGTTCGGCGAGTACATCCTGCTGACCAACTTCGGCGACTACGTTCAGCGGTTCGCCGAGTGGTACGGCGCCGAGGTGCGCGGACTCGACCGGTCGATGCCGAATGCGACCGCCGACGGCATCACCATGGTCGACTTCGGGATGGGCAGCCCGAACGCCGCGACGATCATGGATCTGCTCTCGGCCGTCTGCCCGAAGGCCGCGCTGTTCCTGGGCAAGTGCGGCGGGGTGAAGAGCAAGAGCCGGCTCGGCGACCTGGTGCTGCCGATCGCGGCCATCCGCGGCGAGGGCACGTCGAACGACTACCTTCTGCCCGAGGTCCCGGCGCTGCCGGCGTTCCAGCTGCAGCGGGCGGTGTCGTCGACCATCCGCGACTTCAGCCAGGACTACTGGACCGGCACCGTTTACACGACCAACCGGCGGGTGTGGGAGCACGACAACACGTTCAAGGAGTACCTGAAGCGGACCCGCTGCATGGCGGTGGACATGGAGACCGCGACGGTCTTCGCCGCCGGCTTCGCGAACCGCATCCCGAGTGGCGCGCTGCTGCTGGTGTCGGACCAGCCGATGACGCCGGAGGGCGTGAAGACGGAGGAGAGCGACCGTGGCGTGACGCGCGATTTCGTCGAGCGGCACATCCGGATCGGCGTGGAGGCGCTGCGCCTGGTGCGCCGCAACGGCCGCAGCGTCCGCCACCTGCGGTTCGAAGACGACTGA
- a CDS encoding error-prone DNA polymerase, with product MGWNNPPIPWAEFERRLSGRRTGQQPVERPSSRKRQKYVPQSIPESPESAVPYAELHAHSNFSFLDGSSSPEELLEEATRLNLHALALTDHDGLYGVVHLAEAAEAYDRVKTVFGAELSLSLTKPQNGEPDPEGSHLVVLARRQEGYHRLAAAITAGQLAGEEKGRPVYRLDELGEQSGGEWMVLTGCRKGEVRLALAEHGERAAEREVARLAELFGHDNVLVELIDQGAPRDSTDNDILTRIATRLDLPTVATNNVHYASPEQYPLATAVAAVRARRSLDELDGWLPAAGAAHLRSGAEMARRFARYPGAVERTVEVADDLSFRLRSARPRLPKQEVPEGHTPMSWLRELTWRGAAERYPDLDRNPAKRERIERELDVIEAKDFPGYFLIVYDIVRFARSQGILCQGRGSAANSAVVYLLGITAVDSIKYDLPFERFLSSMREEEPDIDVDFDSDRREEVIQYVYRKYGRHNAAQVANVITYRPKNAVRDMAKALGYSTGQQDAWSKQIDSWGSVQTSDDHDIPDDVVGLAQQVLKFPRHLGIHSGGMVLTDRPVGEVCPIEHARMENRTVLQWDKDDCAWMGLVKFDLLGLGMLSALDYSMRTIEAALGEAWTLDSIPKEEQGVYDMLCRADSIGVFQVESRAQIGTLPRLQPRSFYDLVIEIALIRPGPIQGGAVHPYIRRKLGKEPVTYLHPSLVPVLERTMGVPLFQEQLMQMAVAVGDCTAEDADLLRRAMGSKRGVEKIEALKTKLYDGMAHNGITGDDADAIYAKIEAFANFGFAESHAISFALLVYVSSWMKLHYPGAFLAALLRAQPMGFYSPRTLTADARRHGVVVHRPDIQRSGVFPLLEPLDDDRPGPTGTDPCLESEQPPIDPYDPSLPLDFAAHRRDAGHAVRLGLAGVTSIGEKLAERIVAEREAYGPYRDLGDLARRTGLNTGQLEALAAAGAFEGFDLSRRQAIWEAGNAAQERPEFLAGTAITVQPPLLPMLSPAEQLASDLWSTGISTDDHPIRFLRPALAARGVYPADTLATGESGRRIEVGGVVTHRQRPATAAGVTFLNIEDETGMINVVCPVGVWNRYRRVARQAPAMIVRGILERSEEGVVNIVADKLEALDTGIRTVSRDFR from the coding sequence ATGGGATGGAACAACCCGCCGATCCCGTGGGCCGAGTTCGAGCGCAGGCTCTCCGGGCGCCGCACCGGGCAGCAGCCCGTCGAGCGGCCGTCGTCACGCAAACGGCAGAAGTACGTGCCGCAGTCCATCCCGGAGTCGCCCGAGAGTGCTGTCCCCTACGCCGAGCTGCATGCGCACAGCAACTTCAGCTTCCTCGACGGCTCCTCCTCACCCGAAGAACTGCTGGAGGAGGCCACACGCCTGAATCTGCACGCGCTCGCCCTCACCGACCATGACGGCCTGTACGGCGTCGTGCACCTGGCCGAGGCGGCCGAAGCGTACGACCGGGTGAAGACGGTGTTCGGCGCCGAGCTGTCCCTCTCGCTCACCAAGCCGCAGAACGGCGAGCCCGATCCGGAGGGCAGCCACCTGGTCGTGCTCGCCCGCCGGCAGGAGGGCTACCACCGGCTCGCCGCGGCGATCACCGCCGGGCAGCTGGCCGGCGAAGAGAAGGGACGCCCGGTGTACCGCCTCGACGAGCTGGGCGAGCAGTCCGGCGGCGAGTGGATGGTGCTGACGGGGTGCCGCAAGGGTGAGGTCCGGCTGGCTCTCGCCGAACACGGCGAGCGGGCCGCAGAGCGTGAGGTCGCCCGGCTCGCCGAGCTGTTCGGCCACGACAACGTGCTCGTGGAGCTGATCGACCAGGGCGCCCCGCGCGACTCGACCGACAACGACATCCTCACCCGCATCGCCACCCGGCTCGACCTGCCGACGGTCGCGACCAACAACGTCCACTACGCGAGCCCGGAGCAGTACCCGCTCGCCACGGCCGTCGCCGCCGTCCGCGCCCGCCGCAGTCTCGACGAGCTCGACGGCTGGCTGCCGGCCGCCGGCGCCGCGCACTTGCGCAGCGGCGCGGAGATGGCCCGGCGGTTCGCGCGCTACCCCGGTGCGGTCGAACGGACGGTCGAGGTCGCCGACGATCTGTCCTTCCGCCTCCGCAGTGCGCGGCCGCGACTGCCGAAGCAGGAGGTACCGGAGGGCCACACCCCGATGAGCTGGCTGCGCGAGCTCACCTGGCGCGGCGCCGCCGAGCGCTACCCCGACCTCGACCGCAACCCGGCGAAACGGGAGCGCATCGAGCGGGAGCTCGACGTGATCGAGGCGAAGGACTTCCCCGGCTACTTCCTCATCGTCTACGACATCGTCCGGTTCGCCCGCAGCCAGGGCATCCTGTGCCAGGGCCGGGGGTCCGCCGCGAACTCGGCGGTCGTCTACCTGCTCGGGATCACCGCGGTCGATTCGATCAAGTACGACCTGCCGTTCGAACGGTTCCTCTCCAGCATGCGCGAGGAGGAGCCCGACATCGACGTCGACTTCGACTCGGACCGCCGCGAGGAGGTCATCCAGTACGTCTACCGCAAGTACGGCCGCCACAATGCGGCGCAGGTCGCCAACGTGATCACCTACCGCCCCAAGAACGCGGTGCGCGACATGGCCAAGGCGCTCGGCTACTCCACCGGCCAGCAGGACGCCTGGAGCAAGCAGATCGATTCGTGGGGCTCGGTGCAGACCAGTGATGACCACGACATCCCGGACGACGTGGTGGGGCTCGCGCAGCAGGTGCTCAAGTTCCCGCGACACCTCGGCATCCACTCCGGCGGCATGGTGCTCACCGACCGGCCCGTCGGCGAGGTCTGCCCGATCGAGCACGCACGCATGGAGAACCGGACGGTGCTGCAGTGGGACAAAGACGACTGCGCCTGGATGGGCCTGGTCAAGTTCGATCTGCTGGGGCTCGGGATGCTGTCCGCGCTCGACTACTCGATGCGCACCATCGAGGCGGCACTCGGCGAGGCGTGGACGCTCGACAGCATCCCGAAAGAAGAGCAGGGCGTCTACGACATGCTCTGCCGGGCCGACTCGATCGGGGTGTTCCAGGTCGAGAGTCGCGCCCAGATCGGGACGCTGCCGCGCCTGCAGCCGCGCAGCTTCTACGACCTCGTGATCGAGATCGCCCTCATCCGCCCCGGGCCGATCCAGGGCGGTGCGGTGCACCCGTACATCCGCCGCAAGCTCGGGAAGGAGCCGGTCACCTACCTGCACCCGTCCCTCGTGCCCGTGCTGGAGCGGACGATGGGCGTCCCGCTGTTCCAGGAGCAGCTGATGCAGATGGCCGTCGCGGTCGGCGACTGCACGGCGGAGGACGCCGACCTGCTGCGCCGCGCCATGGGCTCCAAGCGCGGGGTGGAGAAGATCGAAGCGCTCAAAACCAAGCTGTACGACGGGATGGCGCACAACGGGATCACCGGAGACGACGCCGACGCCATCTACGCGAAGATCGAGGCGTTCGCGAACTTCGGCTTCGCCGAGAGCCACGCCATCAGCTTCGCCCTGCTGGTGTACGTGAGCTCGTGGATGAAGCTGCACTACCCCGGCGCGTTCCTCGCCGCCCTGCTGCGCGCCCAGCCCATGGGCTTCTACTCGCCGCGCACGCTGACCGCCGACGCCCGGCGGCACGGCGTCGTGGTCCACCGGCCCGACATCCAGCGGTCCGGGGTGTTCCCGCTGCTGGAGCCGCTCGACGACGACCGGCCGGGGCCGACGGGCACCGACCCGTGCCTGGAGTCGGAGCAGCCGCCGATCGACCCGTACGACCCGTCCCTTCCGCTCGACTTCGCCGCGCACCGTCGCGACGCCGGCCACGCCGTCCGGCTCGGCCTCGCGGGCGTCACCTCCATCGGCGAGAAGCTCGCCGAGCGCATCGTCGCCGAGCGCGAGGCGTACGGACCGTACCGCGACCTGGGCGACCTCGCCCGGCGGACGGGCCTCAACACGGGACAGCTGGAGGCGCTCGCCGCGGCCGGCGCGTTCGAGGGCTTCGACCTGAGCCGGCGCCAGGCGATCTGGGAGGCGGGCAACGCCGCTCAGGAGCGGCCCGAGTTCCTGGCGGGCACGGCGATCACGGTGCAACCCCCGCTGCTGCCGATGCTCTCCCCCGCCGAGCAGCTCGCCAGCGACCTGTGGTCGACCGGGATCTCGACTGACGACCATCCCATCCGGTTCCTCCGCCCCGCCCTCGCCGCGCGCGGCGTGTACCCGGCCGACACGCTCGCCACCGGCGAGTCCGGTCGCCGCATCGAGGTGGGCGGAGTGGTCACGCATCGGCAGCGTCCCGCGACGGCGGCCGGGGTGACGTTCCTCAACATCGAGGACGAGACCGGCATGATCAACGTCGTGTGCCCGGTCGGGGTCTGGAACCGCTACCGCCGGGTGGCGCGGCAGGCGCCGGCCATGATCGTCCGTGGCATCCTGGAACGCAGCGAGGAGGGCGTCGTCAACATCGTCGCCGACAAGCTTGAGGCGCTCGACACGGGCATCCGCACCGTCTCACGCGACTTCCGCTGA
- a CDS encoding DNA polymerase Y family protein, whose protein sequence is MARSAHEPAVTRAIVLWYPDWPVIAAQQALELADDLPVALVEKGLVFACSPAARADGVKRGLRMREAQARCPQLEVVPYDPILDARTFEPVITAIEEIAPGVQPIRPGTCVIRARGPARYYGGEAEAATELLRCMEALGLPDARVGIADGPFAAEQAARSTGRARVRVIPSGDSPAFLAPLPVSQLGLLELTPLLRRLGLHTLGDIAALSRVDMRERFGERGEHAHTLASGLDSTAVVPRTPPKQLDRAVEFEPPLDRVDQVTFAVRGTAEQFVAGLTKAGLVCTSLRVEVTDESGRVSERTWLHPRLFSAPDVVDRVRWQLQGAGAIDSGLASPISRVVLEPEAVDDIGHHEDGLWGGGADERIHHGLTRVQSMLGHEAVVTATIGGGRAPAERQVLVPWGDRPVGVARADQPWPGSLPAPAPSTVFEVPRPVAVLTEEGAAVDVTDRGDVTASIALFSPTGNLRDARPVESWAGPWPVRERWWDASLSRAMHRFQLVDADGTAWLLALAGAGWFAEARYD, encoded by the coding sequence ATGGCGCGCAGTGCACACGAGCCGGCCGTCACCCGCGCGATCGTGCTGTGGTACCCCGACTGGCCGGTCATCGCGGCGCAGCAGGCGCTCGAGCTGGCCGACGACCTTCCGGTGGCCCTGGTCGAGAAGGGGCTGGTGTTCGCCTGCTCACCGGCGGCGCGGGCCGACGGTGTGAAGCGCGGACTCCGGATGCGCGAAGCGCAGGCCCGCTGCCCCCAGCTGGAAGTGGTGCCGTACGACCCCATCCTCGACGCGCGCACGTTCGAGCCGGTGATCACCGCGATCGAGGAGATCGCACCCGGCGTCCAGCCGATCCGTCCCGGCACGTGCGTGATCCGGGCGCGCGGTCCGGCGCGGTACTACGGCGGCGAGGCGGAGGCCGCGACGGAGTTGCTGCGCTGCATGGAGGCGCTGGGCCTGCCGGACGCCCGGGTCGGCATCGCCGACGGGCCCTTCGCGGCGGAGCAGGCGGCCCGGTCGACGGGGCGCGCGCGCGTGCGCGTCATCCCCTCGGGCGACTCCCCCGCGTTCCTGGCGCCGCTGCCGGTCAGCCAGCTGGGTCTCCTCGAGCTGACACCGCTGCTGCGCCGACTCGGGCTGCACACCCTCGGAGACATCGCCGCACTGTCCCGCGTCGACATGCGGGAGCGGTTCGGCGAGCGGGGTGAGCACGCGCACACCCTCGCCAGCGGGCTGGACAGCACTGCGGTGGTGCCGCGGACGCCGCCCAAGCAGCTCGACCGCGCCGTCGAGTTCGAGCCTCCGCTCGACCGCGTCGACCAGGTGACCTTCGCCGTGCGCGGCACCGCCGAGCAGTTCGTCGCCGGGCTCACGAAGGCGGGCCTGGTGTGCACATCGCTGCGGGTCGAGGTCACCGACGAGTCCGGCCGTGTCAGCGAGCGCACGTGGCTGCATCCCCGGCTGTTCTCGGCGCCCGACGTCGTCGACCGGGTGCGCTGGCAGCTGCAGGGGGCCGGCGCGATCGACTCCGGGCTGGCGTCCCCGATCTCCCGCGTGGTGCTCGAGCCCGAGGCCGTCGACGACATCGGCCACCATGAAGACGGACTGTGGGGCGGCGGGGCCGACGAGCGCATCCACCACGGCCTCACCCGCGTGCAGAGCATGCTCGGTCATGAGGCGGTGGTCACGGCGACGATCGGCGGTGGCCGCGCGCCCGCCGAGCGGCAGGTGCTGGTGCCGTGGGGCGACCGGCCGGTCGGCGTCGCCCGCGCCGACCAGCCCTGGCCCGGTTCCCTCCCCGCACCGGCACCCTCGACCGTGTTCGAGGTGCCGCGCCCGGTGGCCGTACTGACCGAAGAGGGCGCCGCCGTCGACGTGACCGACCGCGGAGATGTGACCGCATCGATCGCGCTCTTCTCCCCCACCGGGAACCTCCGCGATGCCCGGCCGGTCGAGTCGTGGGCGGGTCCGTGGCCGGTGCGCGAGCGGTGGTGGGATGCCTCCCTCTCCCGCGCGATGCACCGGTTCCAGCTCGTCGACGCCGACGGCACCGCGTGGCTGCTGGCCCTCGCGGGGGCCGGCTGGTTCGCAGAGGCGCGGTACGACTGA